One Littorina saxatilis isolate snail1 linkage group LG12, US_GU_Lsax_2.0, whole genome shotgun sequence genomic region harbors:
- the LOC138983093 gene encoding uncharacterized protein, translated as MVTSRPSAHAQVDKFRHVRDAICILFTAADSLRFEMSQKFPPNSRGSMLLKLALNQLKATAETPSDGIVQVEEVNKTDNRTNTIGFNARPGRPPELSRSLGQGTRQGFHQSAESAGGSKPASDDNEEEQKESKTTGRQNEEQDEPGASGAGLHKYFFRLRGRDYNYSFLVDQDARMGEEQRKRTPKKLTDIDEPLEEKQTVYQQRLRFHQAAGTVDQFKDREKERCRKWRVSLKEDPQKKKHTNTLQAARQRKYRENLKKNKEECCTRSGQDKLNKENDAKRASHAQYMKIYRQEMTKDKKEETKKRQRDRYHKKKEGPSSPHSVPSTPQAPHSVPSTPQAPHSVLSTPQAPHSVSSTPKTPHSDLIPQAPQPTPSTPQTASSAPPPATPGSKNPASALSGSPYKSNEAKRKAASRARQALPSDPIKSAEVLAYQIRSMAKSPRKRSALELHGVLKSGRFDDRITEYLQNLKRKKDKKSTAERKRMMSMIVKDDPASVKELSQDLNQRWHFVASASMLDCEKVEVCASAGQHGNALSGDVVEAVEEFYTRPETSVVIPDKRLVQKDLEPKACLTDSLKRLHGQFLEETGLKISLSAFQRCRPQHVLTVDNMKRTSCLCKVCANVAQKLTAMKPLLQAGESKASLRDLSTAVELTLCQDKDAKDKWRCVRRDCGQCGTHLLSSHLADIRKEQPISWLHWEPFKTKTIAPRIMNITKQGTVEDLLAELEEELQPLAEHLAIARWQYSQFRQQRDSLGPAEVLTLMDFAENYRCEYQNEVQAAHWSYQQATVFPTVTYFRCDCGQLVTDSVVVISSDTTHDASAVQAYSSIVIKHLKERRGLSIQKQYQFTDGCACQFKSREPFMDVSLSHVDHGIEIQRSFFGSSHGKGPCDGVGGVVKSAARRAVLAEKVMISDALEMFNFLDRNLTVDPDSDCCHSRRVFYYVTSSDIQRHRSDRRPNNPLKGTHQLHCIKPGSHPNEVLYRDLACQCHQCQGEGHCSVAGEWHSYTFKVPTKSGPSRPPANADAPSKLPAQSGPSRPPADAPSKLPAKSGPSRPPADAPSKLPAKSGPSRPPADAPSKLPAQSGPSRPPVDAPSKLPAKSGPTRPPADADAPSKLPAKSGPSRPPADADAPSKLPAKSGPSRPPADAPSKLPAKSGPSRPPADAPSKLPAKSGPTRPPADADAPSKLPAKSGPSRPPADADAPSKLPAKSGPSRPPADAPSKLPAKSGPTRPPADAPSKLPAKSGPSRPPADADAPSKLPAKSGPSRPPADAPSKLPAKSGPTRPPADAPSKLPAKSGPSRPPADADAPSKLPAKSGPSRPPADSPSKLPAKLGPSRPPADSPSKLPAQSGPSRPPADAPFKLPAKSDPSRPLADADAPSNILKRLSTSASFIDFVAIAKEVCSVLPPLCTKEGLTSGRYKTDSMSLDLYPDDGPQGLTPVSVYGDGNCLPRCGSVLAYGTEGHHLEIRARIAIELAINKDFYLNPRLSAKVDNLPKFCAQYSEFYSNQVLSSTAIERIFEEEVLHIAKPSTYMGVWQMYAMTSVLGVPIYSVYPKYGGFTVREQVHQLILPRTCAGPHPASPPAVLWTHTNGKKLPAVYWSPNHFVLCLPTEQSTEQIKAGDFLLVGVPSDKKEATSYVALVYRVDAQNLAWGVYLRPARGNAWKLPEEIKPTEYFLPAQDILTVLKDYRIGQEGRSVLYYFE; from the exons ATGGTGACATCACGTCCTTCGGCGCATGCGCAAGTGGACAAGTTCAGGCATGTGCGTGACGCCATTTGTATTTTGTTCACTGCGGCAGACTCATTGAG gtTTGAAATGTCGCAGAAGTTTCCCCCCAATAGCAGAGGCAGCATGCTTCTGAAGCTGGCTTTGAATCAGCTCAAAGCTACAGCAG AAACTCCTAGTGACGGCATTGTACAAGTGGAAGAGGTGAACAAAACGGACAATAGGACCAACACCATTGGCTTCAATGCGCGTCCGGGACGCCCACCTGAGCTTTCACGCAGTCTAGGGCAGGGTACGAGGCAAGGATTTCATCAGTCAGCCGAATCTGCTGGAG GATCAAAGCCAGCTTCTGATGACAATGAAGAAGAGCAGAAGGAGAGCAAAACGACGGGACGGCAGAATGAGGAGCAAGATGAGCCTGGTGCTTCTGGAGCAGGGCTGCATAAATACTTCTTCAGGCTCAGGGGGAGGGACTATAATTACAGTTTCTTGGTGGACCAGGATGCGAGGATGGGCGAGGAGCAGAGGAAAAGGACTCCGAAAAAGTTGACAGACATTGACGAACCGTTGGAAGAAAAGCAGACTGTCTACCAGCAGAGGCTCAGATTCCACCAAGCTGCTGGCACTGTTGATCAGTTCAAGGATAGGGAGAAGGAAAGGTGTCGGAAGTGGAGAGTGTCGCTCAAAGAAGAtccgcagaagaagaagcacacCAATACTTTGCAGGCTGCCAGACAAAGGAAGTACAGGGAAAACCTCAAGAAGAACAAAGAGGAATGCTGTACCAGATCGGGGCAGGACAAGCTAAATAAAGAAAATGACGCCAAGCGGGCAAGCCATGCTCAGTACATGAAAATATATCGCCAGGAGATGACCAAGGACAAGAAGGAGGAGACAAAGAAAAG gcaaagggaccgataccacaaaaaaaaggAAGGCCCATCTTCACCCCACTCCGTCCCGTCGACACCACAGGCACCCCACTCTGTTCCGTCGACACCACAGGCACCCCACTCCGTCCTGTCGACACCACAGGCACCCCACTCCGTCTCGTCAACACCAAAGACTCCCCACTCTGATTTGATACCACAGGCTCCTCAGCCCACCCCCTCGACACCACAGACGGCTTCTTCTGCTCCTCCACCAGCGACCCCAGGTTCAAAAAACCCTGCAAGTGCCCTTTCCGGTTCGCCCTACAAGTCGAATGAGGCAAAGCGAAAGGCTGCTTCCCGCGCTCGCCAAGCGTTGCCCTCTGACCCAATAAAGTCGGCTGAGGTTCTGGCCTACCAGATCAGATCCATGGCCAAGAGCCCAAGGAAGAGGTCTGCACTGGAGTTACATGGTGTACTCAAAAGTGGTAGGTTTGATGACCGCATCACCGAGTATTTGCAAAATTtgaaaaggaagaaagacaaaaaaagcacagcagagagaaaaagaatgaTGTCCATGATCGTAAAAGACGATCCAGCGTCAGTGAAGGAGCTCAGCCAAGACCTCAACCAGAGATGGCATTTTGTAGCAAGTGCGTCTATGTTGGACTGTGAAAAGGTAGAGGTGTGTGCCAGTGCAGGGCAACATGGAAACGCACTGTCGGGGGACGTCGTTGAAGCTGTGGAGGAATTCTACACTAGACCTGAAACGTCAGTCGTCATTCCTGACAAGCGCCTTGTTCAGAAGGACCTGGAGCCCAAGGCGTGCCTCACCGACTCACTGAAGAGGCTCCATGGGCAGTTCCTGGAGGAGACAGGGCTGAAGATCTCCCTTTCTGCTTTCCAGCGCTGCAGACCACAGCATGTCCTCACTGTGGACAACATGAAGAGGACCAGCTGTCTCTGCAAAGTGTGTGCGAATGTTGCACAGAAGCTGACTGCCATGAAGCCCCTTCTGCAAGCCGGTGAATCCAAAGCCAGCCTTCGGGACCTTTCCACTGCTGTGGAACTGACGCTTTGTCAGGACAAGGATGCCAAGGACAAATGGAGGTGTGTGAGGAGGGACTGTGGTCAGTGTGGCACCCATCTCCTGTCGTCGCACCTGGCGGACATTCGGAAGGAGCAGCCAATATCCTGGCTTCACTGGGAGCCCTTCAAGACAAAAACAATTGCTCCCAGGATCATGAACATCACAAAACAG GGTACTGTGGAGGATCTTCTTGCCGAACTTGAAGAGGAGCTGCAGCCTTTGGCAGAACATCTTGCCATAGCCAGATGGCAATATAGCCAGTTCCGGCAACAGCGTGATAGCCTGGGTCCTGCAGAGGTGCTGACCCTTATGGATTTCGCCGAAAACTACCGGTGCGAATACCAGAATGAGGTGCAGGCTGCTCACTGGAGCTACCAGCAGGCCACTGTCTTCCCGACAGTCACCTATTTCag GTGTGATTGCGGCCAACTCGTGACTGACAGTGTTGTCGTCATCTCCAGTGACACAACACATGATGCCAGTGCAGTCCAGGCATACAGTTCCATTGTCATCAAGCACCTGAAGGAGAGGAGAGGCTTGAGTATCCAGAAACAG TACCAGTTCACTGACGGTTGTGCCTGCCAATTTAAGAGCCGGGAGCCCTTCATGGATGTGTCCTTGTCCCATGTGGACCATGGGATAGAGATCCAGAGATCCTTCTTTGGATCATCCCATGGTAAGGGCCCCTGCGATGGAGTTGGCGGTGTAGTCAAGTCTGCGGCTCGGAGAGCTGTGCTTGCTGAAAAG GTGATGATCAGCGATGCTCTGGAAATGTTCAACTTCTTGGACAGGAACCTGACTGTTGACCCCGACAGTGACTGTTGCCACAGCAGAAGGGTGTTTTACTACGTCACCAGCTCGGACATTCAACGCCATAGGAGCGACAGGCGCCCAAACAACCCCCTCAAGGGCACTCACCAGCTTCACTGCATCAAGCCAGGCAGCCATCCCAATGAGGTTTTGTACAGGGATTTGGCATGTCAGTGTCACCAGTGCCAGGGTGAAGGCCACTGCAGTGTTGCTGGTGAGTGGCACTCCTACACCTTCAAGGTCCCCACCAAGTCAGGTCCCTCCCGCCCACCTGCCAATGCTGATGCCCCCTCCAAGCTACCGGCACAGTCAGGTCCCTCCCGCCCACCTGCTGATGCCCCCTCCAAGCTTCCGGCAAAGTCGGGTCCCTCCCGCCCACCTGCTGATGCCCCCTCCAAGCTACCGGCAAAGTCGGGTCCCTCCCGCCCACCTGCTGATGCCCCCTCCAAGCTACCGGCACAGTCAGGTCCCTCCCGCCCACCTGTTGATGCCCCCTCCAAGCTACCGGCAAAGTCGGGTCCCACCCGCCCACCTGCTGATGCTGATGCCCCCTCCAAGCTACCGGCAAAGTCAGGTCCCTCCCGCCCACCTGCTGATGCTGATGCCCCCTCCAAGCTACCGGCAAAGTCAGGTCCCTCCCGCCCACCTGCTGATGCCCCCTCCAAGCTACCGGCAAAGTCGGGTCCCTCCCGCCCACCTGCTGATGCCCCCTCCAAGCTACCGGCAAAGTCGGGTCCCACCCGCCCACCTGCTGATGCTGATGCCCCCTCCAAGCTACCGGCAAAGTCGGGTCCCTCCCGCCCACCTGCTGATGCTGATGCCCCCTCCAAGCTACCGGCAAAGTCGGGTCCCTCCCGCCCACCTGCTGATGCCCCCTCCAAGCTACCGGCAAAGTCGGGTCCCACCCGCCCACCTGCTGATGCCCCCTCCAAGCTACCGGCAAAGTCAGGTCCCTCCCGCCCACCTGCTGATGCTGATGCCCCCTCCAAGCTACCGGCAAAGTCGGGTCCCTCCCGCCCACCTGCTGATGCCCCCTCCAAGCTACCGGCAAAGTCGGGTCCCACCCGCCCACCTGCTGATGCCCCCTCCAAGCTACCGGCAAAGTCAGGTCCCTCCCGCCCACCTGCTGATGCTGATGCCCCCTCCAAGCTACCGGCAAAGTCAGGTCCCTCCCGCCCACCTGCTGATTCCCCCTCCAAGCTACCGGCAAAGTTGGGTCCCTCCCGCCCACCTGCTGATTCCCCCTCCAAGCTACCGGCACAGTCGGGTCCCTCCCGCCCACCTGCTGATGCCCCCTTCAAGCTACCGGCAAAGTCGGATCCCTCCCGCCCTCTTGCCGATGCTGATGCCCCCTCCAACATTCTAAAGAGGCTTTCCACCTCTGCAAGTTTTATCGACTTCGTGGCCATTGCCAAAGAGGTTTGCTCAGTCCTTCCTCCTCTCTGTACAAAGGAAGGACTGACCTCGGGTCGCTACAAGACAGATTCCATGTCTCTGGATCTGTATCCAGATGATGGCCCGCAGGGTCTGACGCCAGTCAGCGTCTATGGCGATGGCAACTGCTTGCCACGCTGTGGTTCGGTGCTGGCGTACGGCACAGAGGGACATCATCTGGAGATTAGGGCCAGAATCGCCATAGAACTGGCTATCAACAAGGACTTTTATTTAAATCCAAGACTGTCTGCGAAAGTCGACAATCTTCCAAAATTCTGTGCTCAGTACTCTGAATTTTACAGTAATCAGGTACTGAGCAGCACAGCCATCGAGAGGATTTTTGAGGAGGAAGTTCTCCACATCGCCAAACCCTCCACCTACATGGGCGTTTGGCAGATGTATGCCATGACCTCGGTGCTGGGAGTCCCCATCTACTCGGTATATCCGAAGTATGGGGGCTTCACAGTCAGAGAGCAGGTACACCAGCTGATCCTGCCAAGAACCTGTGCCGGCCCTCATCCTGCCAGTCCTCCAGCGGTGCTGTGGACACACACCAACGGCAAGAAGCTTCCTGCTGTGTACTGGAGTCCAAACCACTTTGTGCTTTGTCTGCCAACTG AACAGTCCACTGAGCAGATCAAGGCTGGTGACTTCCTCCTGGTAGGAGTGCCTTCAGACAAGAAAGAGGCTACTTCCTATGTTGCACTG GTCTACAGGGTCGATGCACAAAACCTGGCCTGGGGGGTGTACCTGAGGCCAGCGCGGGGCAACGCATGGAAGCTGCCTGAGGAGATAAAGCCAACTGAGTATTTCCTGCCGGCTCAGGACATCCTCACAGTCTTGAAAGACTACCGGATTGGGCAGGAGGGCAGATCTGTTTTATATTACTTTGAATAA
- the LOC138981947 gene encoding uncharacterized protein — MFQKDERHTLCRQWFTHVGLNISDLSDKQLRARLDKVRKPYDTFSKSLHRGNNEAKLKDYLFQQQSHFPLVSAMPTVPSVVPCAIENAPATPPADHPTGDELTHLKIASSGRQLAALRRSNEELSGSLLEAKNREMIYKDLLKEKTQSVTILQADLTKLQGKAERSASHIKCVETQLCSAKEYIGKIRQTNFYKRLKRQETNLKKREENLKDHEDGGCIQTIERLKHKLKLCQTANSSLRAKLNSVKEKRQQDLDRHNQLTADLLEEAVVHTVKTTEEGPRKKFTHDVIKTTIGLISCGVSAKNSGHVIQTVARNLFHTDIDDKDVPSERTSLRFADQGHYLAKYHVAETVLDSDNFDIHFDGTTRDHRKYVGQQVTTSAGSLSCGFTEVATEDAKTLVDVTVSLLQEVAQVYDKDDTERCFKAALQKCSGLMSDRAAPNKLMKKDFNDLRKATLGTEEDLQFLYCNAHYLLGLGTSAEKSLKELQTEWGQQRIGRDNAAQFGHWQAKEAAAVRYVRMACEVLGPRGDDQCGCRDAWLAYCEMTNKTSTVPSFKSNRFNSIFYGATKLLAHRDDIIEFLSDYMPSRNQKLESVLKDAQSEEVNVFVATLAMVYERITGPYWTLLCAGETSYAEFFLPVVELHAQLREWRDDSASIFSPHVPSLFSIQVPDASSLAALLDLDEATQQKVQRAFSHFCVNFVAVTERQLDDFLPGGRYHAVQDPQVLERLRHSHITNLLGEACFGDLDISIYTHRNSSVHHHSTLTMLKRNKTMKAWFNQKSNEEQRQLLLNASSSGPEMRKRHRENDREVKASKRQKLQLQQQRTEADRQKKAREKADIAQEIRQDGGACSSAGDVDRLLERKALQREKLAALKTQIRFFRHVLGFKSELLKLTQDLPGLEQSLKEFLASQDPFPEHRDRVDNNLDEEDEPSESDSSASEHENDQRVDSDGFSFAQTGQTVAVFYDETFHVGTVTNILSADEAKVNFLKKSSLDNNRFSWPAKEDSDTVSSVFVFAWDFLLEPISTNARMWHVPNSTLQEQYNLYVEKYC; from the exons ATGTTCCAGAAAGACGAGAGGCATACTTTGTGCAGGCAGTGGTTTACACATGTTGGACTTAACATTTCAGACTTGTCTGACAAGCAGCTTAGAGCAAGACTCGACAAAGTACGCAAACCATATGACACTTTCTCTAAAAGTCTGCACAGAGGCAACAACGAGGCGAAGCTGAAAGACTATTTATTTCAACAGCAGTCTCATTTTCCCCTGGTATCTGCGATGCCTACTGTCCCGTCTGTTGTGCCTTGTGCAATAGAGAATGCACCTGCAACACCCCCAGCTGACCATCCAACCGGAGATGAATTGACTCATCTAAAGATTGCATCAAGTGGCAGGCAGTTAGCTGCACTACGCAGGAGCAATGAAGAGCTCAGTGGGAGTCTGTTGGAAGCAAAGAACCGAGAGATGATTTACAAGGACCTTCTCAAAGAGAAAACTCAAAGCGTAACCATCTTGCAGGCAGACTTGACAAAACTTCAAGGCAAAGCTGAACGTAGTGCATCTCACATAAAATGTGTGGAAACCCAGTTGTGCAGTGCCAAGGAGTACATCGGCAAAATTCGGCAAACAAACTTTTACAAGAGACTGAAAAGGCAGGAAACCAActtaaaaaagagagaagaaaatctGAAAGATCATGAGGATGGTGGGTGCATTCAAACAATTGAGCGTCTGAAGCACAAACTCAAGTTGTGTCAGACTGCTAATTCAAGTCTGAGAGCCAAATTGAACAGTGTGAAGGAGAAGCGACAACAAGACTTGGACAGACATAATCAGCTGACTGCTGATCTTCTTGAAGAAGCTGTAGTACATACTGTGAAGACAACAGAGGAGGGCCCCAGGAAGAAATTCACGCATGATGTCATCAAAACTACCATTGGACTCATTTCTTGTGGGGTTTCTGCAAAGAACAGTGGCCATGTCATCCAAACAGTTGCGCGCAATCTGTTCCACACCGATATCGACGACAAAGATGTACCATCTGAACGCACATCTCTGCGGTTTGCGGATCAAGGGCACTACCTGGCTAAATACCATGTTGCCGAGACTGTGCTTGACTCTGACAATTTTGATATTCATTTTGACGGAACAACACGGGACCACCGGAAATATGTGGGTCAACAAGTGACCACAAGTGCAGGGTCCCTCAGCTGTGGATTCACAGAGGTAGCTACAGAAGACGCCAAGACTCTTGTGGATGTTACCGTCAGTCTCCTCCAAGAAGTGGCGCAAGTCTACGACAAAGACGACACAGAACGCTGCTTCAAAGCAGCTCTGCAGAAGTGTTCAGGACTGATGTCTGACAGAGCCGCTCCAAACAAGCTCATGAAGAAAGACTTCAACGACCTCAGAAAGGCAACCCTGGGGACAGAGGAGGATCTCCAGTTCCTGTACTGCAACGCCCATTACTTGCTTGGACTTG GCACAAGTGCAGAGAAGTCACTGAAAGAACTACAGACCGAGTGGGGGCAGCAGCGTATTGGCCGAGACAACGCAGCTCAGTTTGGACATTGGCAGGCAAAGGAGGCAGCAGCTGTTCGCTATGTGCGGATGGCCTGCGAGGTTCTAGGACCCAGGGGCGATGATCAATGTGGCTGCAGAGATGCATGGCTTGCATACTGTGAGATGACCAACAAGACGTCTACTGTGCCAAGCTTCAAATCTAACCGGTTTAACAGCATCTTTTATGGTGCAACAAAGCTGCTGGCACACCGTGACGACATCATAGAGTTCCTGTCAGATTACATGCCGAGCAGGAACCAGAAGCTGGAAAGTGTGTTGAAGGATGCCCAGAGTGAAGAGGTGAACGTTTTTGTTGCCACGCTTGCCATGGTCTACGAGAGGATCACAGGACCTTACTGGACTCTACTGTGTGCTGGGGAGACGAGCTATGCAGAGTTTTTCTTGCCTGTTGTGGAGCTGCACGCACAGCTGAGAGAGTGGAGAGATGACAGTGCCTCCATTTTCAGCCCCCATGTGCCATCACTCTTCAGTATCCAAGTACCAGACGCATCGTCACTTGCAGCACTCCTAGATCTGGATGAGGCGACACAACAGAAAGTGCAGCGTGCCTTCAGCCACTTCTGTGTCAACTTTGTTGCTGTCACTGAGCGACAGTTGGACGACTTCCTGCCTGGTGGCCGATACCATGCTGTTCAGGATCCACAAGTGTTGGAGCGGCTGCGGCATTCACACATCACCAACCTCTTGGGAGAAGCCTGCTTTGGGGATCTCGATATTTCCATTTACACGCACCGCAACTCCTCAGTCCACCACCACAGCACTCTGACCATGTTGAAACGGAACAAAACAATGAAGGCTTGGTTCAACCAGAAGTCCAATGAGGAACAAAGGCAACTTCTTCTGAATGCATCCAGTAGTGGTCCTGAAATGCGAAAGCGTCACcgagagaatgacagagaggTGAAAGCCAGCAAAAGACAGAAGCTACAGCTTCAGCAGCAGCGGACAGAGGCAGATCGACAGAAGAAGGCAAGGGAGAAGGCAGATATTGCTCAAGAGATCCGTCAAGATGGGGGAGCCTGCAGCAGTGCTGGTGATGTCGACAGGCTGCTAGAACGAAAAGCTCTGCAAAGAGAAAAACTGGCTGCTCTGAAGACCCAGATTCGCTTTTTCCGGCATGTCCTGGGATTCAAGTCTGAGCTTCTGAAGCTCACACAGGACCTTCCAggcctggaacagtctctgaaGGAGTTCCTTGCGTCCCAGGACCCATTCCCAGAACACAGGGACAGGGTGGACAACAACCTTGATGAGGAAGACGAGCCATCAGAGTCCGACTCCTCTGCTTCAGAGCATGAGAACGACCAGCGAGTAGATAGCGACGGGTTTTCATTTGCCCAGACAGGTCAGACAGTGGCAGTGTTCTACGATGAAACATTTCATGTGGGCACTGTTACAAACATTCTAAGCGCAGATGAGGCAAAAGTAAACTTTTTAAAGAAGAGCTCTCTGGACAACAACAGATTTTCTTGGCCAGCCAAAGAAGACAGTGACACCGTcagcagtgtgtttgtgtttgcatgggacTTTTTGTTAGAACCGATCTCCACAAATGCACGGATGTGGCATGTCCCAAACAGCACTCTCCAGGAACAATATAACTTGTATGTGGAGAAGTACTGTTGA